GATGCCCCCAAACGACCACCCATGCCGCAACCAGAACACACAGGATTACGACACCTTGCCTTTAAAGTAGCAGATGTTGAAAACTGCTTGAAGGAGTTTGAACGATTAAACATTCCTCATGAACCCTTACGCTATGACGACTTTGATGGCAGAAAAATGGCCTTCTTCTTTGACCCAGACGGCCTCCCTTTGGAAATCCATGGGTAAGGGCTAGACGGGGACGAAGTACAACATCTGAAGTCAGAGACTATTGTGCGATACTATGTATATCTGACAGAAAAAACCAGCTAGTTCCATGATAAGCTAGCTGGTTTTTCTTTATAGGAATATGCTAATAACTAAGGCTAAATAGAGAAAGAAGGTCAAAATAAAACCAGCTCTCCAAAAGAATTTGAAGAATTTAGGATAGTAAAAAGAACGTTTTTTTCTTAGAAAATAAATCACAATCCACATGGAGAGGATAGAGAGGGCCACACCAAGAAGTGGCAACCAATTATGAAAGAAAAACTTATCTGAAATAAAGTAAAATTCAAAAGCAAATAAGGGAAAGGCCAAATCTGCAAAATTGAATCCGAATTTGTTCAGACGAAATACTTTTGTGATAATAATGGAGAGGATGAGCGTTAAAATAACGAATAAAACGGCTGCAATTTTTAAGACTGTCATAGTCTTATTGTATAAAGAAATGGGGATAATGTAAAGTAAAGGAGAGAATTTTTCTAAAAAATATTTCCTTTTTATAAAATGCCGTGCAAGAAAAAGATAGGTCATTCTGCGATACTAGAATTTCTATACTCTAATATGATAAAGAAGTAGCTGGTTTAGACTAACTTTTGCTTCGAAAACTAAAGTGGAACTTACTTTTGGAAATTACCGGCTAAAATATTTTCCAAATTCCTGACAAAATTCTTGCTTTTCTTTTCTGAATATGCTAGACTAATAGGGTGTGTCAAGAGACATACTTGTGGGAGGTAAAAATCTAACCATTACCGCAAAAACCACAAAGGAGGATTTTTTAAAATGGCTAAAAAAGTCGAAAAACTTGTAAAATTGCAAATTCCTGCCGGTAAAGCGACACCAGCTCCACCCGTTGGACCAGCACTTGGTCAAGCAGGGATCAACATCATGGGATTCACAAAAGAGTTTAACGCTCGTACAGCTGACCAAGCTGGTATGATTATCCCAGTTGTGATTTCAGTCTATGAAGATAAATCATTTACTTTCATCACAAAAACACCACCAGCTGCTGTTTTGTTGAAAAAAGCTGCAGGTGTTGAAAAAGGTTCAGGTACACCTAATAAAACGAAAGTTGCAACAGTTACTCGTGCACAAGTACAAGAAATTGCTGAAACTAAAATGCCAGATTTGAACGCTGCAAACCTTGAGTCTGCAATGCGTATGATCGAAGGTACTGCTCGTTCTATGGGATTCACTGTTGTTGACTAATCAATAACATCCCCAAAACCCGCAAGACTTCATCATTTCTGATGAGTGACGTGGGAGATGAAAATCGATTGAACCACTACTTACAAGGAGAATAAAAAATGGCTAAAAAAAGCAAACAACTTCGTGCTGCTCTTGAAAAAATCGACAGCACAAAAGCATACAGCGTAGAAGAAGCTGTAGCTCTTGCAAAAGAAACTAACTTTGCAAAATTCGACGCAACTGTAGAAGTTGCTTACAACTTGAATATCGACGTTCGTAAAGCTGACCAACAAATCCGTGGTGCAATGGTATTGCCAAACGGAACTGGTAAAACACAACGCGTTCTTGTATTTGCGCGTGGTGCAAAAGCTGAAGAAGCAAAAGCAGCAGGTGCAGACTTCGTTGGTGAAGATGACCTCGTTGCAAAAATCAACGGTGGTTGGTTAGATTTCGATGTTGTTATTGCGACACCTGACATGATGGCGCTTGTTGGTCGTCTTGGACGTGTCCTTGGACCACGTAACTTGATGCCAAACCCTAAAACTGGTACTGTAACAATGGATGTTGCTAAAGCAGTTGAAGAGTCTAAAGGCGGAAAAATCACTTACCGTGCTGACAAAGCAGGTAACGTCCA
The window above is part of the Streptococcus himalayensis genome. Proteins encoded here:
- the rplA gene encoding 50S ribosomal protein L1, with translation MAKKSKQLRAALEKIDSTKAYSVEEAVALAKETNFAKFDATVEVAYNLNIDVRKADQQIRGAMVLPNGTGKTQRVLVFARGAKAEEAKAAGADFVGEDDLVAKINGGWLDFDVVIATPDMMALVGRLGRVLGPRNLMPNPKTGTVTMDVAKAVEESKGGKITYRADKAGNVQAIIGKVSFEADKLVENFKAFHEVMVKAKPATAKGTYMTNLTITTTQGIGIKVDTNSL
- the gloA2 gene encoding SMU1112c/YaeR family gloxylase I-like metalloprotein, with the translated sequence MPLDTLHHIAIIGSDYQKTKEFYVDKLGFEQLDEHIRPEKNDILFNVRKGNLVLEIFIKPDAPKRPPMPQPEHTGLRHLAFKVADVENCLKEFERLNIPHEPLRYDDFDGRKMAFFFDPDGLPLEIHG
- the rplK gene encoding 50S ribosomal protein L11 encodes the protein MAKKVEKLVKLQIPAGKATPAPPVGPALGQAGINIMGFTKEFNARTADQAGMIIPVVISVYEDKSFTFITKTPPAAVLLKKAAGVEKGSGTPNKTKVATVTRAQVQEIAETKMPDLNAANLESAMRMIEGTARSMGFTVVD
- a CDS encoding DUF3397 family protein → MTVLKIAAVLFVILTLILSIIITKVFRLNKFGFNFADLAFPLFAFEFYFISDKFFFHNWLPLLGVALSILSMWIVIYFLRKKRSFYYPKFFKFFWRAGFILTFFLYLALVISIFL